ACGTTTTGAAAGTCAGAATCCGAAATTAATGAAGGATAAAAATTTATTTATGGTTGGAACAAAAAACTATACTTTAGATGATTTTGCATCTTATTTGGAAGAAGGGAATAAATTGCCTGCTCCTGAAAAAGCATTGCCATTTTTGAGAGAGGAATTTCAAAGTTTTGTAGCTCAAAAGATTATTGATAATGAAAAAGCATTGTTATCAAATAAATATCCTGACTATCGTTTCTTATTACAAGAATATTATGATGGTATTTTGCTTTTCAAAATAATGGAACAAAAAGTTTGGGCAAAAGCTCTAGCTGACCAAGAAGGTTTAATGGGTTTTTACGATGAAAATAAAGAAAATTACCGTTGGCAAGACAGAGCAAAAGTTACTATCTATAATGCAGCTGATAAAAAAACACTTTCAATGTTGAAAGATAGTTTGAAGTTAGGTTACTATGAAACAGATAATTTCAAGCCTTTACAACTTGAGTTTTCTAGAAAAAATACGAATTTATCAGAAAGTCAAATAAAAAAATTAGGTCCTTTTGCACTTGCAGCCAAAACAAATCCTTCTTATGTTCTTACTATTGAAGCAGCAAAAGCAATAGGAGAAACTGATGCGATTATGCAAAGCCGTATTGATGCCATAAAATCATACTTCAAAAGAGAAAGCGTGGATAATGTTCGTTTTGTAGCTCAAAAAATAGGTAATGCAAATGCTGCAAAAGCAACTATCCAACTCAAAATTTTCACAACAGATTATAAGGTTTTGGAAAAACGCTTTAATAAAGAAAATGCACTTCGTTTAGAAATTACAGAAGGACTTTTTGAAAAACAAGCACAACCAGTTCTTGCAAAAGTAGATTTCAAAAAAGGAGATTATACTGTTGAAGAAAATGGAAGAATGTACTATGTAATTGTTGAAGAAATTGAGCCAGCTAGAGTGAAAAAATTAGACGAAACTCGTGGTGTTGTTATTTCTGATTATCAACAATTCTTAGAAAAAGAATGGATTGAAGAACTACGTAAAAAATACGAATTCAGTACAGATGAAAAAGTAATGCAAGCTATTTTGGAGAAGAATAAAAAGTAAAATTATTTTAACCAGCTCAAAAAAACACCTTATTTTATTCATTTTTTTGGATAGAAGGAGGTGTTTTTTTGTAAATCTTTTCTAGTACAAGAATATCAAATACACGGCTACAATAAATCACTTATTAAAAACGAGCGATAACCTGCTGTTTTGTGAGCCATATAAGGAGTAATCTGCTTTACAGTACTGGACATGAGTTAAATTTTTGACAAAGAAAGGACAGAAAGAGTTAATTTAGAAGTGTGAAAACCAAAAAGCTCTATTCCGTCCTGTTGAACAAATATACAAAGGAATTTTCAGATATTCCTATTCATCATGTTCATACTACTTTGTTGCTTATTAGCTGTATTCTGATAAAAGAAACAGTTAATTTAAACAAGTTAAAAAACCAAGTAGGTATTTTTTTAAATTCTCCTACTGTTCAAATTAATTCTCATTATAAGCGTCTTACTCGCTATTTTTTGGATGTTTATGTCCAAAAAACACTTTGGAAGTTGATTTTAGTTTTTAGTATAGGTTCTTTTTTAAATAGGAAGAAGGTAAAAAAAGAAATTTTCTATCTAGCTATGGATGGTAGTGTTTGGCAGTTAGGCGAATATACGTATCACGTTTTGGTATTAAGTGTTATTTATAGAAAAATGGCTATTCCTATTTTTTGGATAAATTTAGAACGAAAAGGCAGTTCTACTTTGGCTCATCGTAAAAGTTTATTAGCATCAGCTTTACTGTTATATCCTTTTTTGAAAAGATTTACAATTTTAGCTGATAGAGAATACAAAGGTAGAGTTTGGTTTAGGTATTTAGAAGAACAAGGATATACTTATATTATTCGGCTTTGTAAAGGAGATTATCAATTAGAGGTTAAAAAGTACCACAGTTTGCTTAAAAAAGCTAAATTAGGCAAATTAGTAAGTCAAGAATTTGAAACTGACTTTGCAAAAAAACTAAAAATAGTTATTTCTTATAATGGGCAAGCAGCAAAAGAAAGTGAAAAATTTGTCATTTTATTAACCAACAAATATCGTTTAACAAAAGAAAAGATTAGTGCTATCTATTATTTAAGATGGAAAATAGAGTGTTTATTTAAACATTTGAAAACAAATGGATTTCATTTAGAGGAGGTAGGAATGGTAAATCCAAGAAAAATTCGTGTTTTAATGGCATTAGTAATTGCATCTTTTTTACTCTGTATCTTAGAAGGAGTAAAAACAAAACAGAGAGTAAAAAAAGACAATGAATCTTTTTATGAATCTGTATTTAGAATGGGGTACGGAAAAGTAGTATTTTACGCTACTTCCATAGACCAAATAATAAAAAAAATAGTTCAATTATCGAAAAACTACAAAATTCAAAATACAACCTAAATTAAACCATGTCCAGTACTGTAAATCTGCTTACTGTATTTTTTTTGTCTCTGAAGCAATAAACGTAATTCCAGCAGCTAGAAATGTATAGGTTAATATATTTAGAATGAGAGCTACATAAAAAAGTGAACCATTTAATAGATTATCATTTTCTGTAAACTCTTCAACGAGGAAAAAAGGATACTTGAAGGACAAAAATATTCTTTGAGAAAGCTCACCTAGCCAAGTTATTTCTAGTGTTCCCTCATCATGAGCAAAGGCTAAAACAAAATTTGCAATACACAAAACAAACAAAACAAGAAAATATAGCAGAAAAAACTTTGTGAATTTGTTCATTTATAATAGTTTTACTATCTGTTTATTATCTCACTACAAATCTAAATGTATTTAGGCAGCTTACTTGTATTGTAGAAAGTACAAAGCAAGATATTTTATTCTTGACAGAGTAATTTCCCATTTCTTAATCCTCCAAAGCACTAACCAAAAACGTATTTTTCAAAGCAAGCCAAATAATCAAGAATACAAATGCCCACGTTAAATAGATTTCATAAAAATCTCTCGTCAATGTAAATTTGTTTTCTTTGATTTCAGAACGTTCTAATTTATCAATCGTAGAAAAAATCTCTCCCAAAGAAGCATTATTGGTAGCTCGGAAAAATTTCCCCTCACTTATTTGTGCAATCTGACGCATAACAGTTTCATCAAGCGTATTATCAATATATTGAACCTGTCCAAAACGGTTTCTGTAAGGTACTTTTCCTTCTTTACCTACACCAATAGTGTAAATTTTTATATCATATTTTTTTGCTAGTTTGGCTGCCGTAATTGGGTCAATTGTTCCTGCGTTGCTTTCGCCATCTGTCAAGAGTATCATTACTTTTGATTTGGTTTCGCTCTCACGCATTCTGTTTGTTCCTACTCCAATAGCACTTCCGATGGCTGTTCCTCCTTTTTGTATCATTCTGAAATCTATTTCATTCAAATACCCATAAAGAAGTTCGTAATCTGTGGTAAGTGGAGCAAGACTAAAAGCATCGCCAGCAAAAACTACAATTCCGATTCGGTCTTGCAAACGTCCTTTTATGAAGTTATTAGCTACCATTTTGGCTGCTTCTAAACGATTTGGCTTGAAATCTTCAATTTGCATAGATTCCGAAATATCCATTACAATCATAATATCAATACCTTCTGTATAACGTTCAGGAGGCTGTTCAGATGTTTTTTGAGGGCGAGCAAGTGCAATCAAAACAAAGATTAAAAATAGACTGAAAAATACTTTTGGAACGTGTCTCAAAATTGTCCAAAAATCTGATTTCAAACTTTTATCTGGAAAGGCAACTTCTAATTTTTGACGAAAACGCACAAAAATAAGCCATTTCAGTAAAAATAAAAATGGAACTCCAATAAGTGCATACAACCAAAATGGACTTTGCCAATCAAAACTACGAAGCGTTTCAAGACTAAACCATTTAAAATCTAACCATTCAAAACTTGATTTATCAAACATTTTCTTCTTGATTTAATTTTCTATTTCTTTTTTCAACTTGTTTCTCAACAGATGAATTTTGTTTTTTTGCTTTTTTATTTAAGTCATCTTCGGAAGTTACTCTCAGCTCTGCCAAACGTTTTTCAAAGATATTAATGGCATAATTCTTTAGATTTTGAAGTGCCAATTCTGTATTATTATCTATTTGTCCTCCATAAATGGCTCTATCAATTACTTTAAGATTTTGTCCTAAAGATTCATTTTTGGTAAGGCGAGAAATTTCACTTGATGTATAAGTAGTAAAAGGCTCATTTTTGAGCTTTTCGATATAGGCTTTCCACATTCCTAATGTATGGTCGGTTGCTTCTGGATTTTCTATTCGTTTTAATTGGTTAGCATATTCTTGTATAAATTTTTCATGTTGGCTCTGCAAACGTTTCAAACGATAGCCTCTTCGAATGCTTTCGCCAAAAAACACAAAGAACAAAATAACTCCTGCTAATAAAACAACTACAATTAATCCATACAAAGGATAGTTTGTAAATCGTGGAATTTCCAAAAAAGTAGTATTTTGATAAAAAGTAATACTATCTTTTTGTAGCATATTTTGTAAAGCTGACTTTGATAAAACAAACTCAGTTTGTTTGGTAGAAACTTCTGTAAAATACTTGAGTGTGTCACCTGTCTTTTGGTCAAGAACAAAAACGGGTAGTTTAAGTGTTTGGGTAGTATCTAATTCAAAAGTTCGTAGCCAATAAATAGCACTATCAGTCGCTATACCTTTTGAGTCTGTTTGAGTAGGAAAGGCATCTGTTTTTACCCATTCAAAAGGCTCAAAATTATAGGTAGAATCGGCAAAGATAACTTCTTTGTCATAATTATGAACAAAGACGACTTTGAAAGGAATGTGCTTGCCAACCTTCAAACTGTCTTTTGAAAAAGAGCCTGTTATAGTTGGTAAATTATCTTTTTCATTATTATTTTGTGCAGAACTAAAAAAAGCACCAAAAATAAAATTTCCAAATAGAAAAGATAAAATTAGTAAAGGAAAAAAGTATTTTTTATTGATTTTCATATTTTATCATTACTTTTCACGGTATCGAAACCACGAGGGTCTTCAAAACCCTTAGGGTTTAAAATTCAAGATTTTTTTATTACAAACTTAACTTATAGAGTTCCTTTTTGCAATAGAACAGCTAAACTAATAACTTTTTTTGTGCAAATGCTTTGGGAAAGTTAGTCATTTTTTTTTATTCTTCTTCAACAGCTTATGCTTTATTCTCAAAAAGACTTTATCAAGATGCAACGCTAAGAATGTTTTTTGTATCTAAACCAAAAAATAACTTAACTAGCTATGGCAGACAATTACTTTGATTTTGATTTGAAAAATAGAATCATTTTTCTTTTTTTCCTTTGTTGCATTGGAATTTCTCAAAATACAAATGCTTTATCTTCTTTTGCTGATTCAGAATGTGTTGCTGAAAAAAGAGAGACAAAAGTATCCAAAACAGAATCTAACAGAAAAAATAAAGATGACTATCAAAAAAAATCTACTAAAAAAACTATTTTTAAATCTAAAAATACAAAATCAAATACCAAAGTAAAAAAAATATCGTTTCGAAAAAAACTTTCTATCTTAAAGCTAGTTCTAAAAAACAAACCCTCCAATAAAAAATATTATAGATTTAAAGAAAGTAACAAATCTATAAAGAGGTCTACAAAATGGAATGGTCAGCATACAGCTGGTCTCTTAAGTTGGGCAAGTGTTCTTGTAGCTGTAATGGCTTTTTTTACAGGATATTTTTTGCTTGGGATTTTTGCTTCTTGCAGTGCAATTCTTTTTTTGTTTTTAATTTTTGTAGAAAAAGGTAATAAAGGAACAGTAGATAATGTACTTTGGCTTTTTTCGCAGATTATTAATATAATAGTTATTATAGGAACTATTTTTGACTAAGTTTCTCACGTAATTTTGGATTTTTTTTATTGTGCATATATTTTTTTCAATTTAACCCTCAATTTTTATTTTATGAAAACTACCTTTTTAACACTTGTTCTTTTAGTATTTGGATTTTCTTCTTTTGCTTTCATGCCTTCTTTCCCTGCTGAAAGCACTTCTACTTCAGAAAAAAATGTAGCTGTTGCTTCTGAGAAACCAAAAAGTGAATCAGAAAACAAAACAGAAACTAAAGAAGCTAAAACAGTTACAGCTAAAGAACTTACTCAGAAAATGGAAGCTAATTATGAAACCAACAAAAAACAAATGAGCTTTAAAGAGCGTTTGGCTAGTAAATTACTTATCAAAAAACTTCAAAAAGCAGTAAAAAAAGATGCTAAAAGCCC
This is a stretch of genomic DNA from Bernardetia sp. MNP-M8. It encodes these proteins:
- a CDS encoding transposase, producing MNKYTKEFSDIPIHHVHTTLLLISCILIKETVNLNKLKNQVGIFLNSPTVQINSHYKRLTRYFLDVYVQKTLWKLILVFSIGSFLNRKKVKKEIFYLAMDGSVWQLGEYTYHVLVLSVIYRKMAIPIFWINLERKGSSTLAHRKSLLASALLLYPFLKRFTILADREYKGRVWFRYLEEQGYTYIIRLCKGDYQLEVKKYHSLLKKAKLGKLVSQEFETDFAKKLKIVISYNGQAAKESEKFVILLTNKYRLTKEKISAIYYLRWKIECLFKHLKTNGFHLEEVGMVNPRKIRVLMALVIASFLLCILEGVKTKQRVKKDNESFYESVFRMGYGKVVFYATSIDQIIKKIVQLSKNYKIQNTT
- a CDS encoding VWA domain-containing protein — its product is MFDKSSFEWLDFKWFSLETLRSFDWQSPFWLYALIGVPFLFLLKWLIFVRFRQKLEVAFPDKSLKSDFWTILRHVPKVFFSLFLIFVLIALARPQKTSEQPPERYTEGIDIMIVMDISESMQIEDFKPNRLEAAKMVANNFIKGRLQDRIGIVVFAGDAFSLAPLTTDYELLYGYLNEIDFRMIQKGGTAIGSAIGVGTNRMRESETKSKVMILLTDGESNAGTIDPITAAKLAKKYDIKIYTIGVGKEGKVPYRNRFGQVQYIDNTLDETVMRQIAQISEGKFFRATNNASLGEIFSTIDKLERSEIKENKFTLTRDFYEIYLTWAFVFLIIWLALKNTFLVSALED
- a CDS encoding DUF308 domain-containing protein, encoding MKTTFLTLVLLVFGFSSFAFMPSFPAESTSTSEKNVAVASEKPKSESENKTETKEAKTVTAKELTQKMEANYETNKKQMSFKERLASKLLIKKLQKAVKKDAKSPNKSKGSTELFHILGILLIVLGVISLIFLNLYGGVVTIVIGIFIYLLPELI